The DNA sequence CCCCCTTATATATATATTCATCTCTTACTCAAACTTTTATAACATGGCCACAATCCTATTCAATAagatatttaaaatgttttataaaagTCACGCTTACGAAGATTGTACTGTCTTGATTTAAAAACCCTTGTTCTGTAGGTTCTTTTGGACTGGTTGCTGAAAACAGGATATCACCCTGCAGTCTACACATTATGCACCGCCTACCGCAGACAACCCTTGGTCATTGGGAAAGACATAAGCATGGGGGATGCAGGcattttaacacacacagtaTTACATGTGGAAGAGAAAGATTCCTCCACGACCTGAGGAAAAAGCATCAGTTCCATGccatttgaaaataaaaatatggGCAACTGGTTGCGGGATCACGGAAGGCGTCAGAACAGCAAATCCTTGACAACCCTTTCAGACAAGGAAACTAAGTCCATATTGCATGAATTTTCTCAATGTCAGAACCAAGTATACAACCATAGTGTACTCCTTTCATGCTCAGTTGTATGAAGTACTGTTTCCCAAGTTTTATTAAAACATATTGCTACACGTATGAGTGGACAATGTCGAGTAAGGTGACGTTATAAATTGTTGGGTTGTAATTTGAAATACttgctacaccagaagttaatggttatgtaggaggaatgtatatggtgggGTCAAGGGAGGTTGTTTAAGAGCCAGGGGCTTGGAATGTTACTAAGGGAAAAGGCAAATCGCATGGTTGTGGATTAGTGCGGAATGGGAGCAGAGGTCAAGTCACATGAAGGAACAGTATTACCCAcaacttcctgcctagcaacaaagATCTTTTGATGAAAGGAGAGTATAAATACTTGGTGGGAACATGCATTTTCTTCAGCCATTGGGTGAAAACTTGGTTTGAGTTTTCCTAGTATGTTTTAACTCAGAACCTAACAATAATGATTGGACTTGATTGAAAATATCAGTAAGAGTCAGATTGTTTAGGATTAAAAGTACTTTAGTTCAAATACATCAAAGAGGCAATCACTGACAAATATACAGAGGGCAGTAAACGCAAACGAGTAGGAGAAAGCAGGTAGGTCTATTGACATGAAAGCATACAATCCCAAAGAGGAAGAGGCATCTCCCTCAATTTTAAGCATCCATTCCCAAATAGTGTGGTGAAGGCTAGGGATGTAAGCGTGTGCATTTgtataaaatactgtaaataatTCACATGCCCGGCCAACAGAAATTGTATATTTGTCCAGTGATCTTTGGGTGGGGAAAGGAGAGTTGTCACATTTGTTTGCGTAATGTACAGTCCATGGAAGAAGAAAAAATGAAAATTACGATCAATAGTATAGAGCAGGCAATTGCACTAAAGGCTAAAACAGGACACTGTGTTGCAGTACTGAGACACAGGGCAATGTGTATTATTGTAATGTGTACTAAATGCTTATATGGCACATTTTGGTCCATGTTAGTGCTTTAATGTTGGTAACAGGTCATATGCACAcaggtttttttgggggggggggttgtcgtTTGCTGTAGAGGCATTTATAAGAAGTAGTCGGGGGTACGGCGGGTGACATGGGGCTCTCCGCGTCGAGGTGCAGGGTCGAACTGAAGGCTGGAGGAAGACAGGAAATGCAACATTAGGATGACTCCAATTGGGACCATTTACAGACTAATGGTCAATGGAATCTATAACTGAATTTATGCCAGTTGTGAAGATACATTTTTGGTGCTGAATATAGAAGTTCCAATTAGGGACAATGAGCGTTACTTTGAAGTACACTGAAGAAGCACATGCTACTGCATTCTATTTGTTCTCAGTAACACTCAATTTGAGTTCCCTTGGTCTTAGACTCAAAGTTATAACATCTACTCCAGATAACCTCAATGTCACTTACAAAGAATATTTCAGAGTGTCGTCCAGTTCCATGATGGCAGCTTGGTTGCCACAGCGATAGCAGTAGTTTGGCGCACTGAAGATGGTGACAACATTTCGGTCATGACACCAGTTGTAGCCCTGGAAAATGGCAACGTTAGTACATACAGACCATTTAGTTGAAATGATCAGTTTAAAAGTAAACTGAACCTCATGTCACTTATTCAAAATCATTAGTCAAAACTCTTACAAGAAGATAAATTCAGACCGTTACAAAGCATCATTTCCAACTCTATATTTTCATCCTTGGATTCTTATGCAGAGTGACTGAGCCAAATTAACTCCCATACttcaccctattacctatatagtccAAGAACATTTTACTAGTGCACTTTATGGGGAAGAGGGCACCATTTTGGACACAGACCTAATCTCAAAGCACAGGCTGCCCCCTTTAACGGTATTTTTTTACACTaccaaatctctatttttgatgttaatggcatgttatagaagggtccagGCACCTTGTTTGTGGGGAGGGGGGTAATATGGGGGCTATGAAAAACACGAACCATGGCTCCAAAAACACCTAAATAGTGTAGGTCCTTTTGgaagctctcagtatagtgatgcagctctttaaatgttttacatgaaattgtgtcattccgaACTTTCGCCACAAGGTTATATTCCATTTGGTTGCGACTCAAGCGATACCTATCCGTCCATTCTAGAGGtaattgccaaaataaaggaaacacttgagtaaatgagggataagtatatagaaaacataggatgcttccacacaggaagttccagacatttgtagaatccatgccaagGCGCTGGTggttcgtggtggcccaacgccccaTTAGGACATGTTGgcatttcctttattttggcagttacctgtagcagCTGGCTACATGTAGAATGGAACAGCTGGATAGGGGAAACGGCTTGGATCGCACAAAAGGGAATACAGGGTTGGGCTAAAGTTAAGAAtgacaatttcatgtgtacaacatcactatcatcacctgcatcactatactgagagctttgCCGTTTCTAAAAGGACGTATTTAGGTGTTTTTGGCACCTTGGTTCATGTTTTTTCAGGGCCCCCATACTACACAACaaggatgaggaagtgatttgctgtttggggtaagtttctaaaaaacaacaacaagtaATCACAAAAAGGTGCCTGAACCCTTTTTATAACATGCAATTTACatcaaaaatagagatttggttgtaaaaaaagaACTTCTCCTTTTAAGCTGGCAGTGGGTAAAACTAAATATAAAACGCTGTACACAAGGCTCTTGAATTATTGATTCCGGTTCAACTCTAGCACAGCAGCTTCCAGCTGAATCATCTACGGAAACATGGAGACTAGCTCTATCCTTACAGTCTTCTGACCTTTAGGTTCCATGAACAAAATGGAAGTACCACAACATTTGAAATATTCAGAAATTGGCCTTTTCCATGGTAGAATTGAAATTCTATGTTCCCTGCCAAAAATATACTATAACTTTATTTTCCATTTACATGGAAGTCCATTAATTCATGTAAATATCTAACAGGTAAAGCATGTTACTACCAGAATCACTGTAGTTGCGCCACATGCTTTAATACTAACTACGCCAACCAAGTATATAAACAAACTTAGCATAAACATTAACTGCCTAAACTAAAAATGGGGTTACCTCCATGACAAGTTGGTGGGCACGGGACACAAGGGTAAGACCGTTGGCATGATTGAAGGTTTCCGAGATGTCCTGCCCAAAGGTGTAGCCGGCACCTCGGGGGGAGATGCCCCAGCCCCCACGGTCATCTGGGTCTGACCACAGCAGGTCACACATGGGCCCCTGAAACAAACACACATGATTAACAAAAGCAGCCCTCAATGACAATGACACATGGGGATTATGACCTCATTCCTGAAACACATTAACAAAAGCAGCCCTCAATGACACAGGGATTATGACCTCATTTAGCATGGCTTGAACACTGAGAGCCTAATACATGATGTAATTCTATGGGCAGTAGGATTGCAAAGGAGGGGAATATTCATCATAAGACCACAGCCCTCAATGACAATGATGCATTTGAAAGGTGACAACCTGAATGACCTACCTCTTGAGCAGAGACCAGGGCTATGTTCATTAGGGCCCACCGTAGCAAAACAGATGAGAAAACGGAAAGAAGCATTTCTAATTGGACAAGTCCAGTTACATCTTTCCCGTTTTACTCAGTTTGgtgcctactgaacatgacccagggcTTGGCTCCAACACTGGTAGGTCAACATGACCCAGGGCTTGGCTCCAACACTGGTAGGTCAACATGACCCGGGGCTTGGCTCCAACACTGGTAGGTCAACATGACCCAGGGCTTGGCTCCAACACTGGTAGGTCAACATGACCCAGGGCTTGGCTCCAACACTGGTAGGTCAACATGACCCAGGGCTTGGCTCCAACACTGGTAGGTCAACATGACCCAGGGCTTGGCTCCAACACTGGTAGGTCAACATGACCCAGGGCTTGGCTCCAACACTGGTAGGTCAACATGACCCAGGGCTTGGCTCCAACACTGGTAGGTCAACATGACCCAGGGCTTGGCTCCAACACTGGTAGGTCAACATGACCCAGGGCTTGGCTCCAACACTGGTAGGTCAACATGACCCAGGGCTTGGCTCCAACACTGGTAGGTCAACATGACCCAGGGATTGGCTCCAACACAGGTAGGTCTACATGACCCAGGGCTTGGCTCTGGGTCAACACAACATCATGACCCAGGGCTTGGCTCTAATACTGGCAGGTCAACATGAACTCATGACAATACCACTACCTCATACCATctgacagcccctctctctgcttACAGATAGCTAGTATCCAGCCCCTACTGTATGTGTCGTTGACAGGGCTGACTACTAACGTCCTCTGGCAGGCAGCACTGACCTCGTGTGGAACCTCCTGCAGGCGATCCAGGGCCCGGATGTGATCCAGTGTGTCTATGGAGGGGGAGAGGCCACCGTGCAGACAGAAGATCTGAGGCAGAGGAGGAAACAAGAGTATAGATGTTGATTTACACTTATGTGACAAGTTGCTCCggataagagtgtttgctaaatgactaaaatgttaatgcAGCCTAAATATAAATGACTAGAGTTACAAATACACATTTTGGACATAAATTGAAGGTTGTGATTAAGTTCAAAAGGAAGCCTAGCTACCgaattacactaccgttcaaaagttgagtcacttacaaatgtccttgtttttgaaaggaaaacatttgtccattaaaatgcaacatgcaacaatgttgatgacaacaatgctgttttcactttgcttcttaatataaatccacaagtgttctataatgacactattagtttgtgtttcttacatcagcaaactagcttgtcttttcttagcaagttgcctTAAAATCAGTTGCGATGCttgttagccactaatgctaattgctagctagctaataaatgtactgaataagagcaaacgtagctagctaaaacagcctgataataccagtgatggtgtagacctaaatcagcatgttgtttgatttagaagatactgttgcacaaagaggaatatgcaaagCTAGAAGATGTTAGCTGCATGAAGTAGCCAAGAGAAAACATGCAATGTTGGCAAagcttatagggtcccctaggaaacactttaGTTCCTACCCTGTCCCAATAACTCCTCCTTGGCATTTTAATTAGTTGTCATCTCAAAAcactattcaaagtgcccactatatattctaactatagaattagaatagtcattctatttccatgattccaacagttttgctctaattcgcaactcaaatcgcaattgcaacatttagTTAAAAATAAGTCCTAGATTATTTGCCTATATCgagccctacgtggcagtgtggaaattctctcaattgagcagtggtgtaaagtactcaaCATTTTTTTGgttggcagagttgcaaagaaaaagccatatctcagactggccaataaaaataaaagattaagatgggcaaaagaacacagacactggacagagggactctgccagcatcccggagtcgcctcttcactgttgacgttgagactggtgttttgcgggtactatttaatgaaactgaCAGATGAGGacttgaggtgtctgtttctcaaactagacactaatgtacttgtcctcttgctcagttgggcaccggggcctcccactctttctatactggttagggccagtttgcactgttctgtgaagggagcagtacacagcgctgtaagagatcttcagtttcttggcaatttctcgcatggaatagccttcatttctcagaacaatagactgacgagtttcagaagaaaagtctttatttctggccattttgagcctgtaatcaaacccacaaatgctgatgctccagatattcaactagtcgaaagaagtccagttttattgcttatttaaatcagaacagttttcagctgtgctaacataattgcaaaggggttttctaatgaccaattagccttttaaaatgataaaacttgattagctaacacaacgtgccattggaacacaggagtgatggttgctgataacgggcctctgtacgcctatgtagatattccataaaaaaatctgccgtttccagctactatagtaatttacaatattaacaatgtctacactatttgataaatttgatgttattttaatggacaaaaaaaaaagtgaaaaaaaaaaggacatttctaagtgaccccaaacttttgaacagtagtgtaattCGGTAGCTAGGCTTCCGTTGAACTTATTCACAACCTTCAATCTGTGTCCCCCAAATGCCACCATATTCtatacatagggcactacttttgactagaagCTTTGTCAAAAGTAGTTAActttaagggaatagggtgccatgagGGATGCACCCCCATTACATAAAGTAAGGCCACGTCATGCACTTTTAAAGCACTTGGGTTACCTGTTCGTCGACCAGGGCCGTCAGGGGAAGATAATCGAAGAGGTCTGTGAAGTATTTCCACACGTTGGCGTTGCCGTACTTCCTCAAGCACTCGTCGTAGAAGCCATACACCTGTGTAATCTGCCTGCTCTCATGGTTCCCCCGCAGTATCGTGATGCGTTTTGGGTAACGGACCTGGGGAGCGAGACAGTCGTAATTGAGTTTGGTTCCAAATGCGCCAGGCCTAAATAACTTGATTGATGAAAAAATGCCCGAGTTCCTTTGTAAAGTACATGACCGCGGCACACTACTTCTCTTCTACTTAATGCCATTTAAAATCATGCATTTTACACCACACTTGACTAATAAGTGATCCTGTTATAGCCTATAAATTTACAAATAAGTTATTCCAATAAATCTGTTGTCCTTCGATAAGATGTCCCACAGATACTTCGAAAGTCACAGCTGACGTTTGAGATGAGCTCAATGAATCCAATTCGACCCACTATGTTAACAGCCGTGAGGGGAGTGACACATTGGTTATGAATGTAAACTGTCCCACTTTTAGCTTGTAAGCATTACCGGCTGAGCCCTGGAATACATCGAgtctacaaaaaaataaaaacacttcaGCGACCTACTTTAGTTTGCATATTATCTTTGGCTTGCATACATTGACTCCTGAATACCACCAGCTCCCACACTTCAAGAGCTAGCCTACATCCTCAGATCTAGTCAAACTTGATTGGTCCTTGACTTTCTTCAGGGCACAGTTGGGAGTTCAAAATATATTGAGCATATGAGAATGACATGTCCCTGGTTAAGAAAAACTGGTGCTGGGCaaaaaatatactgtaggtcaaatatactgtagaTGTATTTATCTGGGTCCCATCTTTTTTTCAGTAATTTATTATGGCAAGACAAACCTTATACCAGCAACTGAAATACTGTGGTTTCAGCCCACTCATCAAGTTCAGAATTCACTTGCCTTAAGTGCGACCAGCAGTGAGACTGTTTCCACTGAGTAGTAGCCTCTGTCTACATAGTCCCCCATGAACAGGTAGTTGGTGTCGGGTGACTTGCCCCCAATTCTGAACAGCTCCATGAGGTCGTGGAACTGGCCATGCACATCTCCGCACACCGTGACGGGacagcgcacctcctgcacattGGACTCCTTGGTAAGGATCTCTTTAGCCTGGAGGGGAACAAAACAAGTGCATTACAGAAAACATCAGTGACTGGTGTATCCACatttacctccttacttcatttgcacacactgtatacagatttttctattgtgttattgactgtacgtttgtttatcccatgtgtaactctgtcgtttttggtcgcactgctttggccaggtcgcagttgtaaatgagaacttgttctcaactggcctacctggttaaataaaggttaaataaaaataaaaaaggttaacAATTATTCATGTGGGTGAATGAAAGACAAGTATTGTATGTGTTGTTTAAATTATGTACAATACATCAGAACACTAGATAGGAAAGCTGCCTCTTTTCTTTAACTTCAAGGGTGTTGTAGCATCCCCTGCCCAAAACACCATTTGCTGTGAAAGCTGCCCCGTTATCACCATGGAAACAATACGAGTGTCTCTCCATGGAGACTCCTCTGCAGCACAGCCCTATCCCTCTTTAATATGAAGAAGACAATGTAAATTCATCAGCAAAACTTTCCCTCTCGCTAAAGAAAACATCCACATGCAATTGTGTCATAACATCATCTCAACAAGAATATGAATGACCAATGAAAATGGACTGGGTAGGTGGTGCATTAAACTAAATTTAGCTTGTTGCACATACTGTATTTCAACTATACAATGCAAAGTATTGGATCGTCAAGCTGGGAAATTATTTTACGGTCTGCAACTCAAATTTGTTTGGTGCAAAGGGTTCTCCAACGAAACAGTGAGATGTTTGTTGCATTTCAAAATCAGGCAGATTCATGTTCTGCACTGTGTGAGGAAAAATATAATTGTTGCGATTGTGATCTCAAATGGTTCCATCCTAAATGGAATCTTCTATTTCTCCAGGGCCTGCATATCTAGCAACATCAACGACATCACGTGGGGATAGTCATAGATTGCAAGCCAGTTCGATCAGGGATAGGAAACTGATGGGGAGGgaaacaaaaaaatctgaactcataaGGGACCACAGTTGCTTGAGGGTCTACATACCcacctgcaattctacaaattgtTCCATAGGGTGGTATCTCAGTGAGACTGACTTACAAAATCATGTTGGTAATTTGACCATGACCACTAAAAtgtagatagctggccgctagactaatttaccaaccTAAAAAATGTTAGCCGACAtgagctaattgagtgactggcATAACATGAAAAAAACGCTGCTTATGTAGTTTCGAAACTGTACTTTGTGTATTCTACAATTCTAACTTGCAACCCTAAGTGGGGGGAGGATAATTGGGCCAAAGGCCTTCATCCCGGAGTTAAATATTTGTAGCATTTGGGTACGGTTAGCCACTCGGTGGTCGCCGTAACTATCAACCCTATGAAAGAGCTACTAACATGTATAAGCTAAAGTTTGTAGCTAACGTACTGTTTTTAAGTCCTAACTTAAGTACAAGACAGTAATATTTGCTTCAATTCGATCGAATAAAATAGCTATGCATTTCCAGAAAAAAAACTTTGCTAACTAGTTAGCAGTAACGTCAATAAGCGGAGATACACACTGGTTGGCTAACGTTCATGGTGGCTCATAGCTAACGTTCATGGTGGCACATAGCTAACGTTCATGGTGGCACATAGCTAACGTTCATGGTGGCACATAGCTAACGTTCATGGTGGCTCATAGCTAACGTTCATGGTGGCACATAGCTAACGTTCATGGTGGCACATAGCTAACGTTCATGGTGGCACATAGCTAACGTTCATGGTGGCACATAGCTAACGTTCATGGTGGCTCATAGCTAACGTTCATGGTGGCTCATAGCTAACGTTCATGGTGGCACATAGCTAACGTTCATGGTGGCACATAGCTAACGTTCATGGTGGCACATAGCTAACGTTTCCACTACCGcgctgttagttagctagctagctacgttagcatGTGACAACGGGCAACATTATTGGCAAcaataactagctaacgttacatgtttTCTATAACATTGGCAAATAAATTATAAACCTAGATAGTTGAGAAGTTAACAGTAACGTTATCTAGTTAACTGGTTAACTACTTATGTTGTGTAAGTCGTGAAAGTTATTAACGTTAGTTAGCCATCCAACTAGCTTGTTATGGTACAagttaggtaatatgtacatctcctatggggagggaaacaagaaaaatctgaactcatgagGGTCTACATAACcacctgcaattctacacatttttccacaGGGTGGTAtctgatatagatatatatatatataacctatataacCTAAGTCACATTAGCGAATAACGAGATGTGGAAATGGATCATAAAGACTTCGGATCAAAATTGTGTATTTGCCTAGTTCGTTACTAACTAACCACCACGGAATGTAGAGGAAACATTGGTTAGTCGTCGacgctaacttgctagctagatTTCAGCGGCTGAAAACATGTTATCGGTGAGAAGTTAACTAAAAGTAACTTAGAGAGAACATCGCTAGCTAACATGTCTTCAGTCGGGTGTGCTTACCTTTTCGCATAGCGTTCGCACTTGATTCTCCGACAATTGCTTGCATTCATTCAGTTGCTCGACCCACTGATCCAATTCCTTTGTAAATACTTTATCGTCCATTTTGAAAACTGTTCAGATAGCAAAAAAAAACAGGCTATGGTGAAGTAATGAAACAACCGTTATTTCGCTCAAATTCGACGCCACTCAAGACGACGGCTGGGTTTGTAGAACGCTGCGCAGCACTCTAACGTTACCTATATACCTATAATCAACGAGCCAATctgtgatgattattattattatgggtACCGTCAATACAACGCTAATGTTTCCGTTATTTTTATGGCCCACTTATAAACCATATGGTGCGGCAGGGACGTCCCTGTTTTCTCGGCACTGCGAGCGATGTCTTTTCGGTCGCTAGCTCCCTGTCGCCCCCGACCTTCCAAAGGAAACTCGCTGTGTAATGGCCGCTCGGATCGACGTCATCACACTGGTATTTCTAGAACGATGGAGGTGGTGAACGCGTGTGCGCCGCCTTGAGGACAAGACGATTCGCCAGACAGATGGCTACCGCCAAATACTGCAATAGGAAGAATATAATATGAGAAACATAAAAGAGATGCATGATATGGAGAATAGATTAAGCAGGCTATAGTCTTGGGGGCATGTACCGTTTACTAGCGTTGGGTTAGTAATCGTAGAGTCTCTGGTTCAACTCCCGGAGACGACAAGGTCCATAGTTGCCTcaggggagttgggatatgcaaaaacacATTCCCATTACACACAACAAGACGAATACAAGCACCCACCAAATTCCTATTACCAGGGTTAAAGCCTGTCCTGTGCCAAGTGCTTCTTTTGCGTGGCAGAAGAGTGCATTAGCCAAGCAGAAGTCTACAGCCAATGGCTCAGGGAGCCAACGCATTAATGCAACTTTTCAGGTATTAGGCAAGGTTATTACACAAGCGTGGTTACCCAACCTCCGTTACACTTCGCCCCCTCTGACCTTGCAGAGATCCAGATCAAGGCACCGATGTGACTCAACATTTGGCGCTGTCAATGGGGCAGGTAAAGTAATCAGCAGAGCTAGATGTGGGCTGTATTTGGTTCTACATTTTCTGACCAGTGTTTCAAAGTTTCATCTGTCAACCACACAGGAAGAGTTTTTTCTTTTTGGGATGCTGCATGTTCCGTCAGTTTTCACACCTCTGTAAGGCAAGAGAGAGACTATTAGATTAAAAAACATTTAGTTCAGAATGATACATACACATTACCAGGCAAGTCCTTTTTTCTATATATACAACTTTCCCTTGGGACACAACTACCGAACCGTCCAATGATGGGATTTCTAAATAAATGATCTGGGCTCCCGAATGGACTGATCTCTATAATATATTCTGAATTGGCCATTATTTAACAAGTATGGTCCGCAGAACTATTGAATCTGAGCAACCCTTTAACTGGAACATAATATGATGGGGACTGAGGGAGGGAATGGGTTGGAGTCATCTTTGTATGCATTtctttaattgtttttgtaggcCCCCCCCctggaaaaaaaatacaaaaataaatagaaaGTTGGTTAAAACAGTTACAAATTAGTTCAGATGACAGATAATTGCACCTTTCTAATGAAGTATATTAAAAAGTTTTGTTTAACAACATTATATTTAACAAATATTACTTATTTTAAGGTTGATGTTGCTGTGATGCACAAATGGTAGCCACATTTAATGGATTtgtacaaatatattttatttgtcagtaa is a window from the Salmo trutta chromosome 23, fSalTru1.1, whole genome shotgun sequence genome containing:
- the ppp2cb gene encoding serine/threonine-protein phosphatase 2A catalytic subunit beta isoform; amino-acid sequence: MDDKVFTKELDQWVEQLNECKQLSENQVRTLCEKAKEILTKESNVQEVRCPVTVCGDVHGQFHDLMELFRIGGKSPDTNYLFMGDYVDRGYYSVETVSLLVALKVRYPKRITILRGNHESRQITQVYGFYDECLRKYGNANVWKYFTDLFDYLPLTALVDEQIFCLHGGLSPSIDTLDHIRALDRLQEVPHEGPMCDLLWSDPDDRGGWGISPRGAGYTFGQDISETFNHANGLTLVSRAHQLVMEGYNWCHDRNVVTIFSAPNYCYRCGNQAAIMELDDTLKYSFLQFDPAPRRGEPHVTRRTPDYFL